The sequence below is a genomic window from Chaetodon auriga isolate fChaAug3 chromosome 8, fChaAug3.hap1, whole genome shotgun sequence.
CCGGAAATAGTAAATTAGCCTGCTGCCCAGTCCAACCACAAAAGCTGTCCCAGATGCTGAGGAAACTGCCATCAGGGGGCCCATGCATAATGCTCAAGGGTGGTTAGTTATTTTCAGAAGCAATAATTAGTGCCCATAGTGTCAAGatttctctctggctctgcaaATAACAATTTGTATGGCAACAATTAAACAGCATTAAATCAGCTTGAAGAGCTTATTAGTTACTACTTGGACATAGCTGTTTAAATTTGAGCATACATAACACAGAGTGAGAAGGGACGTAGAGTGGAAGAGACAGGCAGCACAGCCGAATGGAAGCCATGATTACAGGATGTCTGTATGCAACAAGAGCAAACAGGTAAATGGACATTGATAAGTAGAAGAGTGCAAGGACATGCCTGAAATTTCCTTTGTATTTTCTTGGAAGCTTCCTGGAAATAATTATGTGATTTGGTAAAAATCATAGGGAAACCAGAAGCAGCATTCTGAGAAAAATACCCAAGTAGAGTTAGTTATGTTGAGTTGCTCAAGTAAATATACATCTATTGTTTATTTGCAACTGGAAATGTAATCATATTATCTTGattattctaattattttaattatacTATTACATCTATATTGACTATTGATTTTCTAAATACCAGTTGAACACTGTTTCCATTTCCCCTTGAATTTGCACAAAATTGCTTGTTCCTTTTCAGGAACCTTAACAATTacatagatgttttttttttccattaaattataggaaaaataaaatatatttgttgCTTAATATTGTTGTAGATAGTAGGAGAGACCGTAGAGACTGTCAGAGAGCTGCTCATTAGTCTTGAAGTGGATGCATGGAAGCCAgctgtacagtatgtcatgAGACTAGCAACCATCAAAACATAACACGTCCGTCAGAGTCAAGGTCAAACAATGCTTATGCTTTTACCAGCGCTGAGATCCCAAGTCATCATCCGTCTTTTActttcaccttttctcttcttttgtcttctctctATTCTTGTCAGGTCAGGATACGGttcaacacatactgtatgtgaacGTTCATAAATGCATGCTTGCATGactatgtgagtgtgtgtgtgagtgtgtgtgtgtctgtattagAATGAGGATGTGAGGATAATTTAATTATGGACCAGATAGAGTGGGTTACTGAGGTTAATATCCTGCATgcactctgctcctctctggacACAGTAATTGCTTTAAGCACATTAGGAACTTTATTGACTGCGATGGCCTTTTAAGACATTacatttctgctgcttagtgTCAGACAGGAGTCGTCCAGCTCTGcttactgtctctgtctccctctatctctgtctttcttcctttcctaCCCTCCCATCATGCCCTCTGCTCGCCCTGTCGCTCTCTCCTTCTACATGTGTCTCCTTGCCTGTATCTGCTTAATTGAAGGCTCCAGAAATATGATGAGATTTGTATAGTGCCTCATCCATAGAGGCGGCTTGATGAGGTTTGACTGGCAGGTGATTAACTCCTCTTAACCCGACGAATCATTTGTCCTCGGTGGAACAGTTACACTAATGACACCATAAAAGGCTTCTTGATGTGTCAAATTCTGGAGCGGCGCTCTGGAGAGCAAGCTTCCAACAACTCCTTAGAAAAAGTACAGCCCCCTCACTTCTCTTCTCTCAGTTAAGATCAATCCTCTCAACACCCCCTCAGTAGATCTCTCCATTTTCAGTCAACTAGACCTCTTAATGAggatggaggtgaatggaaagAGTTATTAAAAagtcctcaccttcctcctggGACCACTAAAGAGGAATTATATGCAACTAAGTGCACTTACATCCCCAGTAAGagttatttcacatttctgttgccATAAATCCATATTCACTTCAGTCATGACAGGAGTAGAAAATTATTTCTGGCCCAGAAAGAATATGGAGTTCCTTTCTTTTTCATGAGGGATCTGCTGGACGATTTTCATTACGGGGCTTCaggtgagggaaaaaaatgaaaattacagattggaggaaatgagggaagggatgggagacagaggggaaagtgatggggaggagaggagagcgaaGGAACGATGTCGCAGCTGACAGGGAGGGGAGCCAAGCAATAAGTACAGCAGATATAGCCAATGTGCAGAGATAAATGATGTAATATCTGCATGGATCGATGTCTGTACTGTCCCTCTAAAAGGGGCTCGCTCTATAAATTACAGCGCTATCCTTCCTTCTACACGTGCACGCGCACgcactcaaatacacacattcacaccgcagatacacacaaatacacacactccacagcTATCTCAATTAGTATGAATTAAGATGTATGGCTGTAAAGTCTCAGTGTCTCAAGACCACTATGTAAATGTCTTCTTCCAGCTGTCCAGTCCCATCACTATACAGATGGTGGGAGGAGGCAAGGAGGAAATCAATTTGTTAAGATAGCACTATCCAGCTAATGAGAAATCAAGTGGCTTGACTTTTCACATGAATCCCATCATGTCCACTCATATTATGAAACTAAGATGTCATTAGTTGCACTTAGTGTGACTAATAGTCCAACCACATCCTTGTTCAGTGTCTTTGCTAACAGTCCCACCTTGTGGCAAATGAGATAATTACACTTAAAAGAATCACAAATTGGGTAAATTGACTGAAACGCCTCTCAATGGAAAACAGCAGGCCTCTTTTAAACTAATTTCAGATcgtaatgtttgtttttgattaaaATGGAGTGGATTAAAATCGGTTGTTGGTACCACAGGAAATATTTCCAGAGCCCCAGCTTTGTCTCACACCCGTTTGCCCCAattcaaaaaaagttgggacgtggtataaaatgtaaataaaagcagaaatgaaatgtgttgacCAACAACAGGTTTATCCTGTGTTGACAAAGTGGTGGACCTCGCTCCACCCTTGCTTGTGACTCAGCCTTTTGAGGACGTCCCTTTCActcccaatcatgatactatcacctgctacAAATGACACCTGTTCCTTATGTCCACTCTACTCTGTAATCTGGAAGCAGGTTTTTCAGCACTTTTGTGGCGATCTCAGGATATCCGCTTTGACTTTAATCCAGAACATAAGTAGATTTGAAGTTGTCTCAAACTTACTTTTAAGGCCACCATCATTTGCGAACTGAAGCAGTTGATCTCCTTATAGCACGGACAAAGTCGACTCATCTGGCTCATTCAAAAATGGCTCATGGATCCATTCCTTCCCAGTTTGGGGGTCTTTTGTGGTTTGGAAGTAATGCTCAAAGTCTCTTGAAAACTGAGATAGGTGACCGTGCACCAGCTGGGAGGCTGAAGGCCCAGGCTCAGTCTCTTCCAAAATCCCTGCCAACATTTGAAACATGTCAAATATCCCCACATTCACACGCCGTCTCAATAATTCCAGTTTGGCCTTGAATGCAGCCACTTTATCTGCCGACTTGAAGACAGTTGTTGTTCTCCCCTGAAGTGACAGATTGAGTTCGCTGAGcaggttgaagatgtcaccCAAGTAAGCACCCATTCTGTGCTagtgaaatgtgctgctggtggtgactGTTTTTCTAAAAGAAATCTCTGGAGCTGATTTCGTAACTCAAAAACTCTGGCCAGCGATCTACCTTTAGAAAACCATTTCACTTCTGTGTATAAGAGAATATGTTTGTGCTCTGCGtttcctcacagagctgctcgaAGAGACGCTAGTGATTTCTCTctatgtacacatacatacatttacatatattcCGTTCATAATTGAGGATTCCTGCCCAAcagtgttgctggcatcaaattcagatgtagcatatatttacaaaaatcaatgaagatgTTGgtgtaaacattaaatatacagtCTTGTAcagttttcagttgagtgtatgTCAGAAAGGATAAGTAATGGTAACATTCTGTTATGTTTTGCACTTTTTGGAGTTGGGGTTTGATAATAATTGTAACACTGGAACTTGCATGCACATTGTTGGATTATGCAGATGTGAAGTGGTTTTTATCACATGTAATCTGATACTCTGACAGAAGTTGTTCTGTGTCACTTCATCACACCAGCGGTCTGCCGCATCCTTTCCTGTACATGCACAGGACGAAGTGTGACCTCAACTTAAAGGACAATCTAATCAGTCTTGCATCGTACATATTGATCAGGGTGACAGCAGTGTTAAGAAGAGTGCACCCCGGGGCTATAAATCCCATTTGGGCCACATGTTTACAGTGCTGGGTGACAAAAGGTGCAGCACTGTACCTTTAAATGATGATTCATGAATAAATGTCAGAGAGGCTTCTCCCTTAAGGTCAGACATCtgacaaaaaagagaagatggaCTGAAGGAAGAGCTCATTTTTTCTCAGCTCATAGAAAATGAAACTAATATATTTACAGTGCGGATGAATCTTTCTGGTCAGGAAATGTATCCATACATGGGCTGAGGATTGACGTGATGCCTCAGGCTGCCTGGATACATTTGGTTGTCCGATAACGAGATgtaattaaaatttaatgacaaaacacacacatcttttgtCAGTCGGTGTTGATGAATGTCCGCTTAAATGTTCGTCCATATAGCGTCactgtttttttattcttgttATTTTAGACTTCTCCTTTTTGCTGAACTGTGGTGTTTGCTATGACACATCAGCAGTTCAGGCAGTGATTATCTGGTTTCTTTGTGAAGGTTTCAACTGGACTTATGACGGCTTAAGAAGTTGCATGAAAATTATGATTATTAGACCTCTTTAAAAGCTGACATATATACCGCAAACTGGCATTGAGACTGATATGAGTCATGAAGCTGTCTTTGGAAATCTAATTTATTGTATTTGCAGCATGAACTGCTGCATCGGTTGCCAAGCCACAAAATCACGAAATGTGGCAAGGGGAAGAGACTCAACAGGttcacagccatgctagcggttCTGAGTCGGtgccttgagctaaatgctaatgttagcatggcaGCATGCTCACATGACAATATGCTGACGTTTACCTGGTACAATGTTTCCCATGTTTAGCATCTTAGATAAgttagttagcatgctaacatttgctgtgGGTGGTGGGAATGTGATTCAttctgcaggtgtgtgacgATACACGTGTAGGACAAAGTGAAATGTTGACCACATGATggtgctaaaggaaaagtcaaggTCCCATCAAAGTCTgagggattcatcctctggggatcagGGCATGTCTGTACAAAGTTTTCATTACAATCTACTGATTGTAATGGATATTGACACAGTGACTGTAGTGTCTTTACTGATTTTTTCAAGCCAAACAAAGTGTGGATAAACTCACATCAACAAGTTGGAGATTAGCAATTTAGCCTggcattttacagttttaagCAGCTTCACCATTATTGATTTAGAAGGTgtaagaaaatgtaatttttctcTGTATCATCTATGGTATTCATTCTTTATACAAGCTGTGGCCGGTACAAGAAGTGGAGAGACAATTTCAAAGACTGAGTTATGAGATGCACAGTAAAATGTGAGGTAATTCATTCTGAGGTTGTGTTGCATGCCGCTCCTGCCTTTGTTAAAgcatgtgtctttttttttttcttaatgacAAATATCCCAGTTTGGAAAATGCCATTAAAGCACAGAGGGTAGCATACCTCATACAGACAATACAAATAGCAGAAACCTGTTCTGCAGTATGATGGATGATGATTCTgcctctccctgtgtgtcaACTGCAGTAGGCAAATGGCACAGTCACTGCCTCTTCATCCAGGATGGCAGTGAAGGAATCTCTTTCGATCAATCATTTACAACCGGGTGTATCGGAGGTAACTTACTGATGCAGAAGTTACTGAAGAAAAGTGAGGTTTTTGCTTTGAAACTGTTAGCATTACTGAAAGTTGAGTCAAGTCAAAGTTTATTATAGCCAGATACCACAGCAACATTAgtataacacacacagaaacgtaCAGAAGTGAGATAAACTACACGTAAAGAATTATAAGTGGAATATTTGACACAAACATAAGCAGCATCACTTACAGTATGCACTGTGTAGCTCACAGAGTCTGCAGCTGTCTTCAGTGGCACATTAGCTATAGCAAAATGCTGCATCACGACAGTGTGTATTGTGAGGAAAGCCACTGTGCCGGTAACAGCTGCCAGAAGTAACACTGGCTACTAAGAAGAATCTCAGTGCCATATATGGGCATGTGTCTCACAGGGATGATGTCACCAACGACTGCAGGGGCTCCCTTTTCATTTGTAGGAATGTAAAGACACAGAGTGGGTGTGTGCTCCCGTGAGCCATAAAGACAGACGCAGGCCATGTAGATAGTCGAGACACAGACAGGTTTAAGTAAGTCAAGCAAAACTTGAGGAAGAAGCATGTTTCGTAATGATCAGTGCGCCCAAACAAATAGCTAAAGCGGAACTTTGCACAACTGCTGTTAAGTTCAAGGTGGACTGAGAGGAATTGAAGGAATAAAGGCATTAGCGGCTGTTTCAAAGCATCAGCGTTAGATAGGCAGCACTGAAGGAagtgagggagaaggagcagcagagaaagaggcagagaggaagagagcagaaacagaaaacacaggggAGAGGCTGCTTTCGTTCTGTGCTAAGTGTGTTACTGATCTCTCTGAAAGCTTCCTGTGTCAGCACCATGGGAAAGTCAGGTAAGTGGAAAGTGCACCCAGAGGATTTTAACTTTGATTGTATCAATTTGGCCTGAGTGAGAACTTTGCCCCATGAATgggtgtgcgtgcatgtgtgtgtgcttgcttgtttactgtgtgtgcctgtgagcGTTGCTGTCTTTGAGAAATATGACAGAGGACATACAAAACTGTAACAGAAAATACTAGTTTCTTTTCCCCTTTAATGGTGCCTCAGATGAGATTTTAAAGTGGCTTTTACGGATCTTTAGTTAAGATTCATCTTGCAGCATGCCAAGTAGAGGCGGGCTGTTAGGCAGCGCTggtatttgtattgtttgtgtgtggctttgTCAATGTGCCTATTGTGTGGGCACTCAAGAGGTTGTGGGACTTATGAAAAGGCCAGTGAGTGATAGGCACCAGGCAGATGGGGGTGATGTGGATGACGTTTTCTGCTCCATCATCTGTCATTGAGTTGTGCTCCCTGTCTGAGGTCAGTCAGTCGTCAGGTGGTGTCTCTAACTTACATTTCAGCTCGAGCTGGTATCCTGCAGTCACGCGTGAATCTTCACGTTGCATCATTTTGTCTCCCTggtcacttctctctctctggttgcCTGacccttcctgtctctgtcctctctgtctctcagcctcgAAGCAGTTTGCTGAGGAGTTGCTTCAGTGCCATAATGAGTTCAGGAGGAAGCACCAGGCTCCTCCACTGAAGCTGAGCAGCAAGTTGAGTAGAGAGGCTAGCCGGTGggttcatgcacacacaaatctaATAAGAAACCTCATTAGCAAGGACTACACATACCAGTCATTGTCAAATTGCTCTGGATAACAGTGACAGTTCCAGTCAAGCCTGTCAAATAAAACAACTACAGAATAGAATGCAATACCAAGAGTCTGGGTTTGCTTCCATTGTAATTAGAAGTTATGTTGACAATGTGTTGCCACTAGTTGCAGCAATATTAACTTTTCATATGATTGTTACTGTGTTGAGTAAAGGTACACTTGATCAGTGCTGTCAGGAAACCGAGAGGCCTTGGTTAATCGAATTTCAGTCCATTTCCTGGAACATGTTTGATAGGCATTTGCAACGGCAATTGCAAAACAACCATTCTTCTTATGATATCTGATATGGAAATGCATAGTAACATTCAAGGCACAATAAAATCTGTGCTAGGGTGAAAGAATGTTTATCAGATCAATTGAGGATCTGAATGTgttgaaatatatttaaaagaAGAGGCCTTAAACTATAGTATATCATAACTTAAATGAGAAACAGTCTACACTAATGTGGGTGTCTAAACACTGTATACTGTTAATATATTTGATGGTAAATATTTGAGTTTGGTGATTATCTACTATTTAAAGCGCAGCACAGTTCACTGGAAAATGGTAGAACCTCTGTGTCCACCAATGTTTGTAAAGGCACTTAACAAAATGATGCATTCATAACTGTTTCACCCCTGTTCAGGAGGAAGGTTCATGTATCTTTAGCTCATTTACAGTTGCATGTCCTGGGAATAATTTGTATCTGAAGTTTCAGTTCAGAATATAATCCAACAAAGCGAGCAACAAGATCACTGGATTTGTGATCGAACAGCTGGAGTTGGTCTTACGATGGCAGGCACAATACAGTCTTTTAAACAGAGACGctttccacaggtaaacagtttcattggtgacaggtgacTGGGTGTGAAAGGGAcgtcctcgaaaggctcagtcgctcacaagggaggatggagcgaggttcaccactcttgtgaaaaactgtgtCGGCAAATAGTCCAACAGTTTAAGAACAATGTTTATTCACACACAGTGGAATCCAGGGATTTCACCATCAACAATCTCTATGAGAATCTGGGGGAAATCTTTGCATGTAAGGGGAAGGGCTGAAAACTAACTGAAGTCCTGTGACCTTTGATGACTCAGGTGGCTCTGCATTTAAAACTGACACGATGgcataaaggatattaataGATGTGCTTGGGCACACTTCAGAAAACCATTGACAGTacagttcatcactgcatcTACAAAATGCAAGTTGCGACAAAAGTTGATCAGTTTGTGCTGTAATTATCTTGTCCTTGTACTGTATTTAATTGAATATAATTTGAAAAAGATTTGCAAATCATTGTATTCTGTTTGAATTCAGTGCTGTAAAGGTTAGGTTAGCATATAATTCCATGTGATTATTGAGACTGAACTTCACAACATCTAATTAGTCCATGGAAATGGATGTAAGTCTTAGATAGTATTTGAACCAGTAATAATATCAACCCAATTACCAAAAGGCAGTTATTAAGAAGATGAATTGGTTTTTTGTGCctaaactttttaaaaactgagACTCTTGGAGGGTTAAATCATGTAATTTCAAAGTATGCTTTAAAGTCCAAACAGCTCAGGACATTGGAGAAGCGCAGGAGTGTACTCTGTTTTGTAGCAGGTTAGCGGAGAGGACAGTTTAAGCAGTGCTATCCCCACCTTTTACTTGTCTCTGTCCGCAGTTATGCTGAAAGTCTGGCCAGTACAAGGATCCTGAAACACAGTGTGGAGTCCAGTAGAGGGAGCTGTGGAGAAAACCTGGCGTGGGCCTCCTATGACCAATCAGGTACGTACTGTatatgaacacatacacacatcctcAGTATGCTATCTATGAACCACCTGGATGATCTTGTGTATATGCCCTGTTCGTGATGGGTTGGATCTAATAAGACACATCCGTCCATACATACAATATTTTAGTCCATGGGGCTGAAAGCAGACTGTCGCACCCTCAAAGCGAACAGCTGGGATCTATTTCCCTCCACTTCGCACTGTGTTTGCGAGCTCAGACACCATGACTCACTGCAGAAATATGTCAGTGAAGGACGGTGTGATTCAGAAAAAAGGATCCTACAGAGCAGTGCTGGGTGACAAAAAGTGCAGCACTGTAAACATATGGCCCAAATGGGATTTATAGGTGCACTCTTCTTAACACTGCTGTCATCCTGATCAATATGTACGAGGCAAGACTGATTAGATTTAAGTTGAGCTTACACTTTGTCCTGCATGTTCAGGAAAGGATGTGGCAGACCGCTGGTATGATGAAGTGAAACAGTACAACTTCAACCGTCCTGGATTCTCCTCCGGCACTGGTGAGAtttacacgtgtgtgtgtgtgtgtgtgtgtgtgtgtgtgtgtgtgtctgtgtgtgtgtgtgtgtgtctgtctgtctgtgtgtctgtctgtctgtcgtcaGTGGCAAACCTCCTCTGAGCTACAGTTTACTATCAACAAAGTGTGCAAAATGACTGAATTCAATATCAGGAAAATCATAAGTAATCATAAGAACTTATGCTATATTAATATAAAGTATAACAATATGTCTTATGtatgaaaaataatgtgatAATTTAGAGTTGAAACAATTTGTTGATTTAGTTGATTAACTAGCAATTATTTTGATGATTAATTATTAGTTTTAGTTTAAATTCTGTGATATTTATGGAATATGCAAATATGATGGTTGGCTAAAACAAGCAATTTGGAGACTGGGCTTTTGGcatttttaactattttctGACACTGAACATCGCAGAGATGAAATGcggggtgagtcattctggagagaGAGTGTTGATGTTaccatctctccttcttcatAATGTGATTACACGTTAGCATGCCAGATTTAATGTCCCTCTCactcccccccacctccatctcctcttccccTTGTTCTGTACACGAGCATGAACAGCACCTGTTGCTGGCTGCCTATAACAGTGTTGTGTGGCTCAGTCTGAGCTATTTTGTTTGTCTCCCATTTACAGAGCCAGGGCTGCatacaaaaaaacaaggcaTCTTTTTTAGTGCACACACAGAACTTAATCAAGGGAATAGTCAGGAGACTAatcaatatgaaaaaaataatgattttagaTGCCCTCAAATAACATTGTGTTCATCCCATTGAACGTGATAGGGAAACTGGAGTATTTCAGAGGTCACCTTGTCAGTGTAGCCTGAATGTGCATTACTTTAAGCATCAGTATTGTGTCTCACCAtatgtaaaacaaacatattcAATTTCGCCCTGACACGTTATATCAAACACTTTGCATATATTTTCATGTCTTCCTGTCTCGTCTCATCTCGTTTCTCCTCATCTTTGTCTTCAGcgcatatatttatttattttgctctttttctttgtcattttccGTTTGCTTGTTGTCAGTTTCTCTGTCTCAGCGTCACATTTAGCCAGGCATGGCCAAGGTTGTTGTTATCCTCATGCTGATGTCACACCTCAGACGGCGTGTGACTGTCTCTGACTCAGTGACCAGCCATAGGGAAACTGAGGGGAAATCACAGTCCTCTGTATCACTCCTCAGCCCACGTGTCATTTCCAGTCTGTCCTAATTCCTCCAGATGGTTTCCCATTGCCTCAGACTCTATTTCACTTAATCATACATGAAGCAGATCACTCCTAGGAGCTCATCTCCGTGATTCACACTGATTCATGTAAAGAGTAAGACAAGAATAAAGTCCAGGCAAGAGCAGAAGTTTTTGACAGACGAGTGGGAGAGGAATTAAGATTCCTGCATCTGTAAATATTTAGAGGAACTTAAGTCTGTGTGCACTCAGCTTAAAACATATCCTAacactctttttctttctgtttctcattccTGATGTCATCTAAAGGACATTTCACAGCCATGGTGTGGAAGAACACTAAAAAGCTGGGTGTCGGTAAGGCCACTGCGTCGGACGGCTCTTCTTTCGTGGTGGCCAGATACTTCCCTGCTGGGAATGTCACTAACCAGGGACACTTTGAGAACAACGTCCTCCCAGCTAAAACCACCACCTAAAGATGTCTAGATCCGCTCACTTGACTCAAACCCAAAggcatttatttcattttccaggAGAGTCTGAAGTTATCTGCCTGCACTGCTACAGGGCACACTCAGGAGAGCACCACTTCTTACCTATTAAAGAACCATACTACTACCTTGAATGGATTTTATACGATGGAATGTACTCAGGCttaaagtcctgtgtttgtcatTTGGACCATTTGGATTTATAATCTTGATTTTGATGGTCATTTGCATTGCCTGTGACAGTATTAAAATGTGTAATTCATTAATGCCAACACTTTTCTAatttcacacactgaaatgtaTCATAGGCTAACATCTGCGCAAGAATGGGAACTAAGTCAAAGGGACAGGCTTCTCACATAAAAGTGGATGACTCAGCATGCTCAGTATGAGTTTGTGTTATTGCCCCCACTTGTCAAAGCAGAGCCCTGCCGTCCCGGGGGTGTGTTTTGTACTCTAATCAGTTTTGTGCAATAAAGTTGATAGATTGTCAGAATTTGGCATCTGTCTGTGCATGCCTGTGTCATCTGTACTGTGTGACATTATAAGCgaatgagaaacagaagaaaatgagagtTTAATTGCATATTGACTTAATGACAGTgacttttttttagaaaaatgtgacaTCTGAATCTGGCATAGTGCTGGTAAAGTGTAACTCTAGAGGAATGCTCTAAGACAATTAGTTGTATATGTAGACACTCTTTTATTTTCCCAAGTTTCCAAAGCATTGAAGGTCTGAATAATTGTGAGACTTGCATAAATCTACTGGGTCAAAAAAACTGATCTAGCAGTGCAATGTATTACTTTAATATCGCAGACTGCCTCCGTTCCTCTGCCATGGTGATATTACAATGCAGAATACTTGCAATGTTTCCTCTGAAAAGCCATTAccagaaattacatttttgccTTGCTTATTTCACCCAGTCCTGAGCTTCTGTCACACATGAACAGCATGTGATGATATAGCACGCCATTTaaataacagattttttcacGTCATGACTTTGAGATAGGGTGAAAATTAAGCCTTTTGAcccttttatgtgtttttcagctgctcATACTTTAAAATGTAGGCCTGTTAACCATTAACATCAGCATCAAAAACAGTGATTATGTTGTTGTCACTCACTTTGACTGATAACAGGTTCCTATTCTCTTTACTTTTGAGTCACATGTAACACATATCAGACGAAAACACGTGAAACAATTGATAGATATGACATAACTGTACTTATGATATGATAATCCTTTGTAAGTTTTGAAAGACtggccaaaagaaaaaagaatcaaaGCGTGGGTGTTGGTTGGTAGAGGTGGTTGGGTCAGGAAACAACTTTTAAATGTAGGCCTTGTGAATCTGCAGAATGTTAAGGACTGTGCTGCTTGTCGTGTCGGAACAAGTTACACCAAACCATCTGCGGTCTTTTCAGCAAAATCAATCTCACAATGCACTCACAGCCCACGTTGGAACAGACTTTATTTAGCAGATATTGGGGATGCAACATACAGTAGCAGCGATACAGAAGAGTCAGTGGCGTTTAGGCTTTATAGGCTGGAGGAGGGGGTCAGGAGTCAAGTCATCCTCACCACTCACATGGTCAGCTCCTGTatggaagagggagagacagacagaagagacagaaagagaacagagaTTTGAGTACAAATGTCAGtcaaaatgaagatgatgatacaatgtaataaatgaaattcagatgaaaacaaaaatataacagctgattttctttcattcaagAATACAAAACACCATGTTACCTACTATTGAAAAGAAGACATAAGACAGATGTCACACTGCAAGAATGAATAAAATCATTCTGCGTAAGAGGCTCTGTTTCAACTTATGCAACTCCTGCTAGTCATCTCAGTTATGTC
It includes:
- the glipr2l gene encoding GLI pathogenesis-related 2, like, with amino-acid sequence MGKSASKQFAEELLQCHNEFRRKHQAPPLKLSSKLSREASRYAESLASTRILKHSVESSRGSCGENLAWASYDQSGKDVADRWYDEVKQYNFNRPGFSSGTGHFTAMVWKNTKKLGVGKATASDGSSFVVARYFPAGNVTNQGHFENNVLPAKTTT